TCGGCGCGGTGCGCGCCGGGTTCGTGCCGCTCTTGATCAACACGCTGACGCCGCCGGAGCTCCTGCAATTCTACCTCGCCGACAGCAGCGCCTCGGTCGCGGTGGCCGATGCCGAATTCGTTGCGCGCTTCGATGCCGCCGCCTGCCGGGATACGAAGCTTTCGACGCTGATCGTGGTCAATGGCGAGGTCGGCGCGACCGCTGCTCCGCGAACGATCGAGGCCGGGCCGTGGCTGGCGCGGTTTCCGGCCGAGCTCGCCGAGGCCGACACCGATCGCAACGAGATGGCGTTCTGGATGTACTCCTCCGGCTCGACCGGGAGACCAAAAGGCATCGTCCATCTGCAGCACGACATGGCCTATAGCGAGCAGGCTTTTGCGCGAAATGTGCTGAATCTCAAGCCCGGCGACATCTGCTTCTCGGTGCCGAAGATCTTCTTTGCCTATGGGTTCGGCAATTCCATCACCTTTCCATTTTCGGTCGGCGCGGCGACGCTGCTGCTGCCTGGACAGCCGAAGCCGGCGGCGATCTTCGAGGCGATCGGAAAATTCAAGCCGACCGTGTTCTTCGGGCTGCCGACGCTCTACACGTCGCTGACCAAGGCGGAGAATGCCGCGGCCGCCGACTTCTCCTCGCTGCGCATGGCGATCTCCGCCGCCGAGGTGCTGTCGGCGGACGTCTTCAACGGCTGGAAGGCGCTCACCGGCCTCGAGATCGTCGAAGGGCTGGGCTCGACCGAGGTGCTGCACATCTATCTCTGCAATCGCGCGGAGAAGAAGAAGCTTGGGGCCGCGGGCCTGCGGGTGCCCGGCTACGAGATCGCGCTCAAGGACAAGGACGGCCGCGCGGTCGGCGACAACGAGGAAGGCATCCTCTGGGTGCGCGGCGATTCAGCGACGCCGCTGTACTGGAATCGGCCCGACAAATCGGCCGAGACCATCCGTGAAGCCGGCTGGATCTATACCGGCGACCGCTTCGTGCGCGATGCGGAGGGTTTTTATTTCTTCCGCGGCCGCGCCGACGATCTCGTGAAAATCTCCGGCCAATGGGTCTATCCGCTGGAGGTCGAGCTGTGCCTCGCCGAGCATCCAGACATCAGGGAATGCGCGGTCTATGCCGCCGAGCTGCCGGACCGCCGCATGACGCTGAAGGCGGTCGTGGTGATGAACAGCCGGCGTTTTGACGCCGAGGATGCGACGAAGCGGCTGCAGGATTACGTCAAGGCAAAGCTTCTGCCGTACAAATATCCGCGCGAGGTGATCTTCATCGACGAGTTGCCGAAGACCGGCACCGGCAAGATCGACCGCCAGGCCTTGATGCGGATGTAAAGTGCCGGCACTTCCACAGTGTCGTCCCTGCCTTGTGCGCAATTGCGCACTGGAGCGGGGACCCATAACCACAAGCGCCCGCTGCTTTGCCAGGCTGTGGCCCCAGCCTTACCCACAACGTCTTCTTGTGGTTATGGGTCCCGGCTCACGCGCTTGGCCGGGACGACGACAGAGTATTCTGCGCCCTACCCCTTCAGCCCCGTGCCGCCATAGAGCCAGGCGAGATCGCCGTACCATTCTTCCTGGCTCTTCGCGCTCATGATGGCGTTGCGGAGGCGGGCGTGCTCTCCGTCCGGATGATAGATGTGCTCGCCGATCGCGCGTGACAAAAGCTGCACCCGCGCGGTGCGCGGGAAACGCTGCGCGCGGTAGGCTTCCAGCGCCGATGCGTGATCATCATGCTGCGCGAGCATGTGCGACAGGCACACCGCATCCTCCATCGCCTGGCAGGCGCCTTGGGCGAAATATTGCAGCATCGGATGCGCGGCGTCGCCGAGCAGCGCAACGCGGCCATCGACCCAGTGCTCGCTGGGATCGCGGTCGCACAACACCCAGAGCTTCCAGTCCTTGCCATGTCGGATGATGTTCTGGGCCCGCTCATGGACGTGGCGAAAGCCCTTCATCACCTCTTCCTCCGAGACCGGCTTCCCCGCAACCGGCTCGGGCGCGTCGTTGTGATAGGTGACGACGAGATTGAATACCTTCCAGCCCGAAAGCGGGTAATGCACGATGTGGCATTTCGGCCCGGCCCACAGCGTCGCCGCGTTCCAGCGCAGATCTTCCGGCATTTGCTCGGTCGGGATCACCGAGCGATACGTGGTGTGGCCGGAGACGCGCGGCGGCCCGTCCGATGTGACCTGCTTGCGGACGTTCGACCACAGCCCGTCGGCGCCGATCAGGAGCGATCCGGTGACGCGCTCGCCGCTGCCAAGCTGTGCGGTGACCGACGCGCCGTCCTGCTCGTAGCCGAGAACCTCGCTCGAGACGCGCAGCTCGATCAGCGGATGCGCACGGCAGGCCTTCAGGAAAACCCCGTGCAGGTCGCCGCGATGCACCACCGCGTATGGATTGCCGAACCGGGCGCGAAACGGCTCGCGCAGGTCGACATGGGTGATCTCTTCCGCACTCAAGGCATCCATCAGGCGGAGCTGGTCGATATAGACGGCCATGCCGCGCGCGGCTTCGCCGACGCCGAGATAGTCGAAGGCATGGAAGGCGTTGGGGCCGAGCTGGATGCCGGCGCCGATCTCACCAAGGCTTGAGGCCTTCTCCAAGA
This genomic interval from Bradyrhizobium sp. NP1 contains the following:
- a CDS encoding benzoate-CoA ligase family protein — protein: MSRAVADRVPPDGAGAREIGFAIPQSYNASRILFDNLAAGRGDRPALTGPAGARTYRELCAEACRWGNGLASLGLRRGDRVLLFLDDTPAYPAAFFGAVRAGFVPLLINTLTPPELLQFYLADSSASVAVADAEFVARFDAAACRDTKLSTLIVVNGEVGATAAPRTIEAGPWLARFPAELAEADTDRNEMAFWMYSSGSTGRPKGIVHLQHDMAYSEQAFARNVLNLKPGDICFSVPKIFFAYGFGNSITFPFSVGAATLLLPGQPKPAAIFEAIGKFKPTVFFGLPTLYTSLTKAENAAAADFSSLRMAISAAEVLSADVFNGWKALTGLEIVEGLGSTEVLHIYLCNRAEKKKLGAAGLRVPGYEIALKDKDGRAVGDNEEGILWVRGDSATPLYWNRPDKSAETIREAGWIYTGDRFVRDAEGFYFFRGRADDLVKISGQWVYPLEVELCLAEHPDIRECAVYAAELPDRRMTLKAVVVMNSRRFDAEDATKRLQDYVKAKLLPYKYPREVIFIDELPKTGTGKIDRQALMRM
- a CDS encoding 3-hydroxybenzoate 6-monooxygenase gives rise to the protein MALDRPVLIAGGGIGGLAAALGLAQKGIRSILLEKASSLGEIGAGIQLGPNAFHAFDYLGVGEAARGMAVYIDQLRLMDALSAEEITHVDLREPFRARFGNPYAVVHRGDLHGVFLKACRAHPLIELRVSSEVLGYEQDGASVTAQLGSGERVTGSLLIGADGLWSNVRKQVTSDGPPRVSGHTTYRSVIPTEQMPEDLRWNAATLWAGPKCHIVHYPLSGWKVFNLVVTYHNDAPEPVAGKPVSEEEVMKGFRHVHERAQNIIRHGKDWKLWVLCDRDPSEHWVDGRVALLGDAAHPMLQYFAQGACQAMEDAVCLSHMLAQHDDHASALEAYRAQRFPRTARVQLLSRAIGEHIYHPDGEHARLRNAIMSAKSQEEWYGDLAWLYGGTGLKG